A window of the Brassica napus cultivar Da-Ae chromosome C5, Da-Ae, whole genome shotgun sequence genome harbors these coding sequences:
- the LOC106401322 gene encoding phosphoenolpyruvate carboxylase 4-like yields MENQIKIPRRFGNPTHCHRQFTVGKNRDVSSSESVNIVGRAHFQQTINITRLYGILHSNEDSLSPLHTLHTVFLFQGLLEGQSSLSMTDTTDDIAEEISFQSFEDDCKLLGSLFNDVLQREVGSDFMEKIERTRVLAQSALNLRLAGIEDTAELLETQLTSEISNMSLEEALTLARAFSHFLNLMGIAETHHRVRRVRNLPQLSRSCNDVFSNLLQSGVSPDELYDTVCKQGVEIVLTAHPTQINRRTLQYKHIRMAHLLEYNDRPDLGFEDRETVIEDMVREITSLWQTDELRRQKPTPVDEARAGLNIVEQSLWKAVPHYLRRVSSSLKKLTGKPLPLTCTPIKFGSWMGGDRDGNPNVTAKVTKEVSLMSRWMAIDLYIREIDSLRFELSMNRCSDRLSRLADEILEKEIADQDDLESWGTNVGRSQPKFPNQQGLSLPTQLPPRADLPLCAECGESQYPKLEVPVTDYIPLSRQDVQGISSDGYGPNLQIKTGNGHSVNSNGCQQSITPRGSSSSSSQLLLQKKLLADSQIGRTSFQKLLEPTPPKRAGIAPYRIVLGEVKEKLLKTRRLLELLLEGLPCEYDPWDYYETSDQFLEPLLLCYESLHASDSGVLADGRLADLIRRVATFGMVLMKLDLRQEAAKHSEALDAITTYLDMGTYSEWDEEKKLEFLTRELKGKRPLVPPNIEVGPEVKEVLDTFRVAAELGSESLGAYVISMASNASDVLAVELLQKDARLAVTGELGRPCPAGTLRVVPLFETVKDLRGAGSVIRKLLSIDWYREHIEKNHTGHQEVMVGYSDSGKDAGRFTAAWELYKAQEDVVAACNEFGIKVTLFHGRGGSIGRGGGPTYLAIQSQPPGSVMGTLRSTEQGEMVQAKFGIPQTAVRQLEIYTTAVLLATLEPPQPPREEKWRSLMEDISNISCQNYRSTVYENPEFLSYFQEATPQAELGFLNIGSRPTRRKSSTGIGHLRAIPWVFAWTQTRFVLPAWLGVGAGLKGVCEKGHADDLQAMYKEWPFFQSTIDLIEMVLAKADIPIAKHYDEQLVSESRRGLGSELRKELLTTEKYVLVISGHEKLSENNRSLKKLIESRLPYLNPMNMLQVEILKRLRRDLDNIKLRDALLITINGIAAGMRNTG; encoded by the exons ATGGAGAATCAAATTAAAATCCCCCGTAGATTCGGGAATCCAACACATTGCCACCGCCAATTTACAGTTGGTAAAAACCGTGACGTGTCGTCATCTGAGAGCGTAAACATTGTGGGTAGGGCCCACTTCCAACAGACCATAAATATCACTCGATTGTACGGCATTCTTCACAGCAACGaagactctctctctccccttcaCACTCTCCACACTGTTTTCCTTTTCCAAGGTCTACTCGAAGGTCAAAGCAGTCTTTCGATGACGGATACGACGGACGATATCGCGGAGGAGATTTCGTTCCAGAGCTTCGAAGATGACTGCAAGCTGCTCGGCAGTCTCTTCAACGACGTCTTGCAGAGAGAAGTCGGCTCCGATTTCATGGAGAAAATCGAACGGACTCGTGTTCTCGCTCAG AGTGCGTTAAATCTTCGTCTGGCTGGTATCGAAGACACGGCCGAGCTTTTGGAGACGCAGCTGACTTCTGAAATATCAAACATGTCACTGGAGGAAGCACTGACGCTGGCTCGTGCCTTCAGCCATTTTCTCAACTTGATGGGAATTGCCGAGACACATCACAG AGTTCGTAGAGTCCGTAACCTTCCACAGCTTTCAAGATCATGCAACGATGTATTCAGTAACCTATTGCAAAGTGGTGTTTCCCCAGATGAGCTTTATGATACCGTTTGCAAGCAG GGGGTTGAAATTGTTCTTACTGCACACCCCACTCAAATTAACCGGAGAACCTTGCAGTACAAACATATCAGAATGGCT CATCTTCTTGAATATAACGATAGACCAGACCTTGGATTTGAAGATCGAGAAACGGTCATTGAGGATATG GTTAGGGAGATAACTTCACTGTGGCAGACTGATGAACTTAGACGTCAGAAGCCTACTCCTGTTGATGAAGCTAGAGCTG GTTTGAACATTGTTGAACAATCCCTTTGGAAAGCTGTACCACATTACTTACGTCGTGTCAGCAGTTCTTTGAAGAAG TTAACGGGGAAGCCACTCCCATTAACTTGCACCCCAATAAAGTTTGGTTCCTGGATGGGTGGCGACAGAGATGGAAATCCAAATGTCACTGCAAAG GTCACAAAAGAAGTATCGCTTATGTCTAGGTGGATGGCTATCGATCTATACATAAGAGAGATTGATAGCTTAAGATTTGAATTGTCAATGAATCGATGCAGTGATAGATTGTCAAGATTGGCAGATGAAATTCTTGAAAAAG AAATTGCTGACCAAGATGACCTTGAAAGTTGGGGTACGAATGTTGGTAGAAGCCAACCAAAATTTCCAAACCAGCAGGGCTTATCTCTACCCACTCAACTTCCACCTAGAGCTGACCTTCCCTTATGTGCTG AATGTGGTGAATCACAGTATCCCAAGCTTGAAGTTCCTGTGACAGATTATATTCCACTCAGTCGCCAG GATGTTCAAGGCATTTCAAGTGATGGCTATGGCCCAAATTTGCAAATAAAGACAGGAAATGGACATTCCGTCAACTCTAATGGTTGTCAGCAAAGTATCACTCCACGAGGTTCTTCCTCCTCGAGTTCACAACTTCTCCTTCAGAAGAAACTACTTGCTGATTCTCAGATTGGGAGGACCAGCTTTCAGAAGCTACTAGAACCAACTCCACCTAAACGAGCTGGAATTGCTCCTTATCGGATTGTTCTTGGGGAAGTAAAGGAAAAG CTTTTGAAGACACGAAGACTTCTGGAACTTCTTCTTGAGGGTCTTCCTTGTGAATATGATCCTTGGGACTACTATGAAACATCAGACCAATTTCTGGAACCATTACTTCTCTGCTATGAATCTCTG CATGCATCTGATTCCGGAGTTCTAGCTGATGGCCGGCTTGCTGATTTGATCCGTAGAGTTGCTACTTTCGGCATGGTTTTGATGAAACTTGATTTACGACAG GAAGCTGCAAAGCATTCTGAAGCTTTGGATGCAATTACAACATACTTGGACATGGGCACATATAGTGAATGGGATGAAGAGAAGAAGCTTGAGTTCTTGACAAGAGAATTGAAAGGGAAACGTCCTCTTGTCCCCCCAAATATTGAG GTCGGTCCTGAAGTGAAAGAAGTACTAGACACTTTCCGAGTTGCTGCTGAGCTAGGAAGTGAATCACTTGGAGCTTACGTGATTTCCATGGCTTCAAAC GCAAGTGATGTCCTCGCTGTGGAACTTCTACAGAAAGATGCACGTCTTGCCGTCACTGGAGAGCTGGGAAGACCATGTCCTGCTGGAAC ACTGCGAGTGGTTCCTCTCTTTGAAACGGTGAAGGATTTAAGAGGTGCTGGCTCCGTGATAAGGAAATTGCTATCAATTGACTGGTACAGAGAACACATCGAGAAGAACCACACTGGACACCAAGAG GTGATGGTCGGATATTCTGATTCTGGAAAAGATGCTGGTCGCTTTACTGCAGCATGGGAACTATACAAAGCCCAGGAGGATGTTGTGGCTGCTTGCAATGAATTTGGCATCAAAGTTACCTTGTTTCATGGACGAGGAGGAAGTATTGGGAGAGGTGGTGGCCCAACTTATCTCGCCATACAATCCCAGCCTCCAGGTTCAGTGATG GGTACTCTGCGTTCCACAGAGCAAGGTGAGATGGTGCAAGCCAAGTTTGGGATACCACAGACGGCTGTTAGGCAGCTAGAGATTTACACAACCGCAGTACTGCTTGCTACTTTGGAACCTCCTCAGCCACCTCGAGAAGAAAAATGGAGGAGCTTAATGGAAGATATCTCCAACATCAGCTGCCAAAACTACAGGAGCACGGTGTATGAAAACCCAGAATTCCTCTCTTACTTTCAAGAGGCAACACCTCAGGCCGAGCTCGGTTTCCTCAACATAGGAAGCAGGCCAACACGAAGAAAGAGCTCAACTGGTATTGGACATCTCCGAGCTATCCCATGGGTTTTCGCTTGGACACAGACAAGGTTTGTGCTTCCAGCTTGGCTAGGCGTAGGAGCTGGTCTGAAAGGAGTCTGTGAGAAAGGTCACGCTGATGATCTCCAAGCGATGTACAAGGAATGGCCCTTCTTTCAGTCAACCATAGACCTTATCGAGATGGTGTTAGCGAAAGCAGATATCCCAATAGCCAAACACTACGATGAACAGCTTGTCTCAGAAAGCAGAAGAGGACTCGGTAGTGAGCTGAGAAAGGAATTGCTGACTACTGAGAAGTATGTGCTTGTGATAAGTGGACATGAAAAGCTCTCGGAGAACAACCGGAGCCTGAAGAAGCTGATAGAGAGTAGACTTCCGTATCTGAATCCAATGAACATGCTGCAGGTTGAGATCCTCAAGAGGCTAAGACGTGATCTTGACAACATCAAGCTCAGGGATGCATTGCTCATCACCATCAACGGCATTGCAGCTGGAATGAGGAACACTGGTTAA
- the LOC106397101 gene encoding probable splicing factor YJU2B, with protein sequence MSTLSAARADNFYYPPEWTPDQGSLNKFQGQHPLRERARKLGEGILIIRFEMPYNIWCGGCNSMIAKGVRFNAEKKQVGNYYSTKIWSFAMKAPCCKQEIVIQTDPQNCEYVITSGAQKKVEEYDVEDAETMELTAEEEKGKLADPFYRLEHQEVDLQKKKAAEPLLVRLQRVSDARHADDYSLNKALRAQIRGHRKRVGEEEAASRKLGLGIRLLPKSEEDIAAASKVKFKTKFDKNRKDKRALIHASSIFPESSYSMSSSSKKRLELEAKRRKICGASASSLLSGGFKASSLSKKQSSASKYKSSTVSVRMM encoded by the exons atg tcgACTCTTTCAGCTGCCAGGGCAGATAACTTTTACTATCCACCAGAATGGACACCGGATCAAGGTTCCTTGAACAAGTTTCAAGGACAGCATCCCCTCAGAGAGAGGGCAAGGAAACTAGGCGAGGGGATTTTGATCATAAG gttcGAGATGCCCTATAATATATGGTGTGGTGGCTGCAATTCCATGATTGCCAAGGGTGTTCGATTCAATGCAGAGAAGAAGCAAGTTGGGAACTATTATTCTACAAAG ATATGGAGCTTTGCGATGAAAGCACCATGCTGCAAACAAGAGATAGTTATCCAGACAGATCCTCAGAACTGCGAGTATGTGATTACTAGTGGTGCCCAGAAGAAGGTTGAGGAATATGACGTAGAAGACGCAGAAACCATGGAGCTCACTGCTGAGGAAG AGAAGGGAAAGCTTGCAGACCCGTTTTATCGTCTAGAGCACCAGGAAGTTGATTTGCAGAAGAAGAAAGCAGCAGAACCGCTTTTGGTCCGTCTCCAGCGAGTCTCAGACGCAAGACATGCAGATGACTACTCCCTAAACAAAGCTCTACGCGCACAAATTAGG GGTCACAGGAAACGTGTAGGTGAAGAAGAGGCTGCTTCAAGGAAGCTAGGGTTGGGGATAAGACTTCTTCCGAAAAGCGAAGAAGATATTGCAGCTGCATCAAAAGTGAAGTTCAAGACCAAGTTTGATAAGAACCGAAAGGATAAACGAGCTCTGATCCATGCATCTTCCATCTTTCCAGAGTCATCTTACTCGATGTCATCGTCAAGCAAGAAAAGATTggagctagaagcaaagagaagGAAAATATGTGGAGCGTCAGCGTCGAGTCTGTTGAGCGGGGGATTCAAAGCTTCGTCATTGTCTAAAAAACAATCATCAGCAAGCAAGTACAAGAGCTCAACAGTTTCTGTAAGAATGATGTAA
- the LOC106401963 gene encoding SUPPRESSOR OF GAMMA RESPONSE 1, with amino-acid sequence MAGRSWLVDSNRIATKIKSASSHSDSHQVVWNSNPTRHCPNCHHVIDNNDDEVDAWPGLPRGVKFDPSDPEIIWHLLAKSGLLGLSTHPFIDEFIPTVNQDDGICYTHPKNLPGVKHDGTVSHFFHRAIKAYSTGTRKRRKIHDDDFGDVRWHKTGRTKPVVLDGVQRGCKKIMVLYGGKNVKTNWVMHQYHLGTDEDEKEGDYVVSKIFYQQPAVLKQGGGDKAEQDVSDDIFASATPKADPVIPKLFTPEPPQAVGVCSDSHFADDYAIPQEVSLAEISEAVYMEDEVQGVQRNNERTSSEDEPAPETGIENRDNEIKVYDGEEKENGKEDGNDQEGKENEHQAEEDPNWLESGESQFILDSQQLVEALSLCDDLLQDRDENTNNGGGSRNKQPCFGDYARLGGTEDFKRDLEDCQKLVLDPSNIDLDTPPEFRLSQLEFGSQESFLAWGTGKTD; translated from the exons ATGGCTGG ACGATCGTGGCTGGTTGATAGTAACCGAATCGCAACTAAAATAAAGAGTGCATCGAGTCATTCTGACTCGCACCAAGTGGTGTGGAACAGTAATCCTACTAGACACTGTCCCAACTGTCACCACGTCATTGACAACAACGATGAT GAAGTTGATGCCTGGCCAGGCTTGCCACGAGGTGTGAAATTCGATCCATCTGATCCTGAGATCATCTGGCATTTGCTTGCAAAATCTGGTTTGTTGGGTTTAAGCACCCACCCTTTCATTGATGAGTTCATCCCAACTGTTAATCAAGATGATGGTATCTGTTACACTCATCCTAAGAACTTACCAG gTGTTAAGCACGATGGGACTGTGTCCCACTTCTTCCACAGAGCAATCAAAGCCTACAGCACAGGAACTCGAAAGCGCAGAAAGATACACGACGATGATTTCGGCGATGTGCGCTGGCACAAGACTGGAAGAACTAAACCGGTTGTGTTGGATGGTGTTCAAAGAGGTTGCAAGAAAATAATGGTTCTATACGGTGGGAAAAACGTTAAAACTAACTGGGTGATGCACCAATACCATCTGGGGACAGACGAAGATGAGAAAGAAGGTGACTACGTTGTTTCCAAGATTTTCTACCAGCAGCCAGCAGTGCTCAAACAAGGTGGTGGTGATAAAGCTGAGCAGGATGTCTCTGATGATATCTTTGCTTCAGCCACCCCTAAAGCGGATCCTGTCATTCCCAAACTGTTTACACCCGAGCCTCCACAAGCTGTGGGAGTTTGCTCTGATTCTCACTTTGCAGATGACTATGCTATTCCTCAGGAGGTTTCTCTTGCTGAG ATATCTGAGGCAGTGTATATGGAAGATGAGGTTCAGGGAGTTCAACGTAATAATGAAAGAACAAGCTCCGAGGATGAGCCTGCACCTGAGACCGGGATTGAAAACCGAGATAATGAAATAAAGGTATATGatggagaagagaaagagaatggTAAGGAAGATGGAAACGACCAAGAAGGCAAAGAAAATGAACACCAAGCTGAGGAAGATCCGAATTGGTTGGAAAGTGGTGAATCTCAGTTTATCTTGGACTCCCAACAGCTTGTGGAAGCCTTGTCTCTTTGCGATGATCTATTGCAGGACAGAGATGAGAACACAAACAATGGAGGAGGCTCAAGGAACAAGCAGCCGTGTTTTGGTGATTATGCACGCTTGGGAGGAACAGAAGACTTCAAAAGGGATCTGGAGGACTGTCAGAAACTCGTTCTTGATCCCTCCAACATAGATCTTGATACTCCACCCGAGTTTCGTCTTAGCCAACTG GAATTTGGATCACAGGAGAGCTTTCTCGCTTGGGGCACTGGAAAGACTGACTAA